A window of Mycolicibacterium fluoranthenivorans contains these coding sequences:
- a CDS encoding MetQ/NlpA family ABC transporter substrate-binding protein has translation MHANYFQYLPFLEEFNQRTGSALVPVVPVPSDPVNADRSLRMLDGLGLIECTGRPGALASVADVHANPAYAEYLVAAADGVRHPDIQVLAAALNSAATRDFITTAYAGQVIAAF, from the coding sequence CCAACTACTTTCAGTATCTCCCGTTCCTCGAGGAGTTCAACCAGCGCACCGGCAGCGCGCTGGTGCCGGTGGTCCCGGTGCCGTCCGACCCCGTCAACGCCGACCGGTCCCTGCGGATGCTGGACGGCCTGGGTCTGATCGAGTGCACGGGCCGCCCGGGTGCGCTGGCCTCGGTCGCCGATGTGCACGCCAACCCGGCCTACGCCGAGTACCTGGTGGCGGCGGCCGACGGGGTTCGGCACCCCGATATCCAAGTGCTCGCGGCCGCGCTGAACAGCGCCGCGACCCGGGACTTCATCACCACGGCCTACGCCGGCCAGGTGATCGCCGCGTTCTGA